The DNA region CAGCAATCAACAAAATGGAAATTTGGGATAAAAAAGCCTACGAAAAGTCCATTGAATTCACTCCGCAGGAATTTGCAGCCGATGTGGAACGTATAATGACCGATGAAGTATATAAAGATATAAGGGGAGAATAAAAATGTACCACATTCCTGTCTTACTGAAAGAAAGCATTGATTTGCTCGAAATACAACAGGGAGGAGTGTATGTAGACGTTACTTATGGCGGAGGCGGCCATACCCAAGAAATGTTTGCAAGGGCAGCAGGAAATGTGCGGGTTATTGCTTTTGATCAGGACGCCGATGCAATAAAAAACAAAATTGACAACAACAATTTATTACTTTTAAATCAGAATTTCAGATACTTAAAAAACTTTTTGCGTTTATATAATACATTACCGGTTGATGGGATATTAGCTGACTTGGGAGTTTCATCTCATCAGTTTGACGCTCCCGATAGAGGGTTTTCCATACGCTTAGGTGGTGAACTTGATTTGCGGATGGACAGAAAAAAAACCTCAACTGCAGCAACAATTATCAATACCTATACTGAAAAAGGCTTAGCAACATTGTTTCATACATTCGGGGAAATAAAAAACGCCGGGAGGCTGGCAAAACAAATTATCGAAGCCAGAAGGGTAAAGTCCATTCAAACGATTGAGGAATTTATTGCAGTTATTGAAACCTGCATTAATAAAAAAAATGAAAATAAATACTTAGCTCAGGTATTTCAGGCTTTACGCATCGAGGTGAATCACGAACTGGAAGCACTGAAAGAACTGCTTATCCAATCGGCT from Lentimicrobiaceae bacterium includes:
- the rsmH gene encoding 16S rRNA (cytosine(1402)-N(4))-methyltransferase RsmH; translated protein: MYHIPVLLKESIDLLEIQQGGVYVDVTYGGGGHTQEMFARAAGNVRVIAFDQDADAIKNKIDNNNLLLLNQNFRYLKNFLRLYNTLPVDGILADLGVSSHQFDAPDRGFSIRLGGELDLRMDRKKTSTAATIINTYTEKGLATLFHTFGEIKNAGRLAKQIIEARRVKSIQTIEEFIAVIETCINKKNENKYLAQVFQALRIEVNHELEALKELLIQSAEVLKPGGRLVIISYQSLEDRLVKNYLRSGNFEGTIEKDFFGNVQTPWKVITRKPITPNEEETVKNNRARSAKLRA